The DNA region aaaaaatcacgaagccataaaaaatatcaaacaataaaaaacaagttttacaAAGAATGTTGACTCGCGTTatcttttcaaatcatttacCTATGTCCTTAGACTAGAAACAccatatatgaaaaaacaatgaaacttaattttaagcaaatcaaacgttgaagaatgaaatttgagaaaaaaaaatataccataaatttgaattgattaatgaaattgaaaagcctTGAAAATTGCACAaaagaactaagaaaaaaaatcacaaataaaaagaacGAGGACTAAATCGGAAAAcaacatatgaaaaattaagattgaagaatgaaattgaaaaaaaaaatcaaaatcctacAAAAGGGCCAATGACAAAAATTATGAACCAAAAGAACATGGACTAAATCCAAAGACAACAAATTGAGGAGCAACTTTGAAATTTTGGATATTTAGGTGCGAAAAccatataataaaaagagaagagaaaaaaagaaggttgtCCACACCAAACTAGAGGTTAATTCAGGACACATACCAATCAAGGAATGAGGGGCTTCCAAGAGGATTCAAACTCATTCATGTAAGCCATCGTTTAGTTGTTTGGTGGTGACATACGCATCGTTCGAAGATTGTGACCACCCTTTATGTGCTgacatgtataatttttttaatatttattaaacattaaagaATTAATACTCATCTAATCCctttttaacaataacaaaagaaCCAAggttaaaataatgaaaataaccaTTGATCAAAGCTAAGGTTTTTTTTACCTCAAGAATATTTCAGTAACTATACTGTGAATTTAAAGGTGAAAAGgcaaaaacacatcaaaatattaagcttatattttttttatttcagagaTATTGTTgtgcttttattattaaaaaataataaaaagattgtaCTACTCTGGTCAATTAGGCAAAGTTTTATGTCATGAGAGGCATACTTTCATTATTACAATACACATTATACCTGCGTGTAGAGCTACAATAATGTGCAGTTTTAAAACTCGGAACTTGGTTGCCTCTTAGAAATCAGGtcgggtttttaaaaaaaaaacttagttgaTCCGGTAAAAACACGAGTGTCACTcccttaaatatttattttatatatataaatataatattgttttgatttaaaaagtaattgagGTCAGCCCTCAGCCCTTAACTCGGGCTATGCTCCATATCAATCCCCGGGCCGCGTTTAAAATAAGTGATGCACGGTGGATTTCACCCTCTACTGACGATAACGCTAGTTTCTGATGGAGAACCAACTTTCTCGCAGCCCACGGTCAATCCATCACCATCCAGAAACCGACACCTGTTAAATTGCAAATCCTCCCTAAAACTCCTGCCCGCACGCAACAACAACTCAAAAACCCAATCACTAAACCCCCTCCATTTCCTCTCACTTTCTCACCTCCCAATCACCATGATCACCGCCACACTTTCCCTCCTCTCTCCAGCACTCCTCACCAGAAAACCCCCAATCCTAACGACCACCGCCCCTCTCTTCCCCTCCTCCCTCAAACTTACACCAATTTCACACAATTTCACCTTCAAACTCCCACCAAAAAGGTTCATTCCCAAAGCCGACGATGGAGACGCAGATGGAGGGCCAGATGACTATGACATGGACGAGGAAGAAGTGGAGGAACTGGACAATAAGAAAGACTACGACGTTGAGTATGAACCTTTGTCTGCTTCAGCTATCGCAGTTGGTAACGAAGACGAGGAGATTTCTATGGTGAATAGTAAGAGTTTTGTGCACACACAAGGCTGGGATTCTGAGAAAATTGTCGATTATAGGATTAACGAGGaagaatttcataaaattagCTTGTTTGATTGTGACTTCTTTATTAGGAAGCCGCCTGACCCTGACGATGACGTCTATGATTTTagagaggttttttttcctctgaTGAATTTAGGtgtttctttttgaatttttactgATTTGGTTATCTGGGTTGTTTGTTTCATGTGGGTTTTCTTTTAATGGGTTGTAGATGTATGTTACTCCGCCGGATACAGATGTTTATGCTATTCCGAAGGTTCTTGCTCCAATGCCTCAAAAGGTACtacaatttttgttatttttagtgcAATTACAATTACTAAGGTCCTCGTAGTTTTTTATAAAGCTTAACGTCACGTTTTGCTAGCTAATcttatatttgttgaattttaatggtttttttttaatatttttttaaattacagtaCATACGATGCGCAGAGACTGACTATGGGGGTTATAATGTTACTGAACCACCCATCGATGCGCCTCGAGATCCATTTTATAAATCCGAGAGGGAGATCTGGAAGGTGGGGTGATTATTTGGTAATATGTGACATTAATGTCATGTTTAGTAGCAGATGGTGCAAtcaattgtttttgctttttgtttgcCCCTATGCTGAAATTCGTAAACCAGGTGCAGAAATGCTTTACGATATGAACTTAGATTTCATTCTTTCTAAGTTTTATTCTGTTTCATTGTGAAAATGAAGGGCTCCAATGAATAATACGTTTGACGTGTTTCATTTCATCACCTTAAGATATGGTGTGCCAAATAGCACCTTAGGTGATTGAATTGCTCAACTACAGTTTATGGTATCACAACTTTtattaggaaaaaataaatttagcgCTATATTTGTTGctagtgtatatatatttttttaacctttatgGGCAAAAGTGGATGCACAGTAATATAGCAGTTGAGGTTGAGGGAAAACAGAGGCTCTGGGTTCACAGGTCAGCTGAGTGTAGAGTCTGGAGGGATGACATTTATggtctttaatattcatttcaCTCGCTGTCACAGCTTCACAAGCTACATTTTTCATTGCAGGTGTTCTTGTTTAAGCATTACAGGAACCGGAGGTTGGGGGATCCTGATTTTGTGCTAGACTTTGATGAGATTTACGTTATCGATTCCAAAACAAAGTCAATAACAAGAGCAAAAGTACTGGTGAGAAACTTAGTCTTTTAAACTGGTTTGGATCTAATCACAACATGCTTATGCTTAATTTCTTTCTAGTCTTCGCTGATTTCCATCAGACCTTTTGATTCAGATGAATTAATAGGAGGATTTGCCAATTTGATGCCGGCAGAGCTTTAGTGTAGTTACGTGAAAATCATCCTGTtttcattgctatttttttatttatttagtaatgCTCCACAATTTTCCTCATTCCTCTGTATCTCCCTACCTGCTACATCTCAGGCATAAGATGATTGAATAACATAGGAAAAGACAAGGGAAAATAGTGGACAGACTTGACGTTTTTGTTTCTCATTACTTTATAGTTCGACCCGATACATGATTCTTTGTATCCTAGGGTCGAGGCTTAGGTTGAAGAGGATTCATTCCTAAATCCACTGAGTACTAACTGATTAAGTTGCTATTGAATTATGGCTTGTCAGTTCTTTGACTCCcacatttgtttaatttattgctGCGTGGATGAACAGGTCACAGTTCCTGGAGGAAGAAATAGGGATAGAAAGACCGACTTGCTTGTAGTGCGCGATAAAGGGACCTCTTTCAAAATAATCCATTCGGTAactttctttgcttcaaatcaCCCACCATAATCTTATATGCTTTCAACTGCTGGATTGATTTTCGCTTGGATGTTTTTAGAGTGAAAGGGAGGACCccaccactattatagagaaggAAGAGTGGGCAAGGTCTAGACAAGATATGGAGAGGCATCTCAGAAAGTTACGGGACTTTGATGTTTCAAATTGGTTCTAATTGATCAGCATTGGAGATGAAGCGCATATATAAAGAAACATGGTCAGAACAAGTGCAGATGCACTGAGGTTTGAACTTCATCATATATTAGCATCCTGGACCTCCTCATCTCTACTACCAAGAAATTTCTGATGATGCcaaaatttttaagaaactCTTGTGGGACATGAGAATGGCACTTTCCCTCTTTTGTACTTTAATTTGCAAGTGTTGGTGATCTGCCTAGAGTTGTGATTATTCTGTGTCTGTTGTTCTCAGCCAGTGATCGTTTTACTAGAGCTGGAATTGTTCAAATCCGTAACTATGAAGAACAGCCGTCTGGTGGGGTCGATGATGCCTAAATATAGTCTTACAACAGATTGTTAGGACTATCATCACGAATGCCCAACTCCCCCTTGTACCAGCTATATATTCCAACATGCTTTGCAAGACTGATTCTAGATATCTGTTCAAAATTACTCAATTTTTGATTTGGACCTTATTCTCAAGGCATGATCTTGGATAATCAACTGGATTCATTTGCTTTTTGTTCTTGGTCAAGCTCTCCGCCTCTCTGCTAGAGCATTATTACTGGGTATAAACAAAGTTGTTGTAATCTTTTCTTTGGTTCAGTGATTGGAGTAACCATTATGCAAAGGTAATCCTTCGTTGATCTACCCTCTTCAATCTCGGAGCCCGGACTGAGATGTCCAAGTCTGGTTCTGATGCTACAGGGACGGTACAGGGACGATAGAGGTTAATTTCAATACCACACAAGTGTTGCTTGTAACTATAGCTGGaatggagaaaagaaaatttatcatAGCTTCCATTCCAAAAATAAGAGGTAATTAATTTTTCCACTCCAAAAAATGATTTCTGTTACAAGATTTGAAGAGATATATAGTGCTAGCATAAATCCATTTGATAGTGGGCATGTTCTCGAGACACAAacccattattttattttataaaaaaattactcatATAAACATGTCTTATCTCTCTATATGCCCTTTTCACTTTTCACTCTTCACTCCCGTCTCTTTTCATACTTCCCCTCTTTCACCATGGTTATTGCATTTATGTGATTGAGTATAACTCCATGGACCAAGTAGGCTCGCAAGTCTAATTTTACCCTCTCTCCCTCAAAACCCTTTCTTTGTTTGTAGATTATAATGAATTCGCTGCGTAGAACGTTGAAGGAATACAGTGATTAGTCTTAGAATCAGGAAATTGATAGGTTCTTTCACTAATTTTATCTATTTGATCTGGtaattttctttgataaaatcCAAACCACATTGTTGTTTTCGATTGTCTGTTGCCTAATTCAGCTTGGGCTTTCCCCTTTTTGTGTTGAAGTAAACTTTTGTTTAGAGAATGAGTTACGAGACTGctgcatatgttttttttaaaatatttttttgtaaggaaatttatttaaataataattttttattttaaaaatcagtaTATTATaatttggaattaaaaaaattaaaattaaaaaattacggTTGGTTCAGGCCTgggaattgaatttttatttttaatttagaagttTCGATCCTATTCATATTTCCttgataacttgttttttttcttgtcattacTGTAGGGAACTTCCTTGCCCAACTTGCTTGTTAGCCTTCACagagtttgattatttttccaCCTGCTTAGTTTGTGCTTTACTGCTGGTCTGGTCTAGACTTTTAGGCTGGAACGAAGGAGTTCATTGGttcaatgaagttttttttaattattaatatagatgttcatatcaatttatatatatcttaattaattttataaattttaaaattaatgatcatataaatttttaatagtcaTAAAAAGACTTGAACTCatgattatttgaaaataaacttaaaacttgATCAGTTAAGTTATTCTTAAAGTTGATTACCAATAAATTCCTCTTATTGTTTAAGTGTataaaccatgtttttaaaaaaattagttttttttatttaaaattattttttttatatttttaaattgttttaatatattaatataagaaataattattatcatgtaATACACCtgtaaatattattgaaataattcttGCATGAACAATTGTTGTAAAATTGGATGTAGTTGGAGTCGAAAAAATCTTATAACAAGTACATCATTAAGCCATCCACCAGGATGCTGATGCcaagttataaattatattttttataataaaaatatttaaaaattattttagtaacatctatgtaaaactagaaaaactataaattatattttcttataataaaaaaatttaatatcttttagtAAATGTGTTGATTActctaatatttataaaattatggttgaaacaGTACCAAAAAATCCTAACTAGACTTCCCTGCCTTTTTGGTACCACCAGGTATATGGCGAGGTTCTCACCTTCTTTGTTAAAAtctaactaatttaattttaaatagtataatttaactagttagatt from Populus alba chromosome 14, ASM523922v2, whole genome shotgun sequence includes:
- the LOC118059882 gene encoding PLASTID TRANSCRIPTIONALLY ACTIVE protein 6, chloroplastic — its product is MITATLSLLSPALLTRKPPILTTTAPLFPSSLKLTPISHNFTFKLPPKRFIPKADDGDADGGPDDYDMDEEEVEELDNKKDYDVEYEPLSASAIAVGNEDEEISMVNSKSFVHTQGWDSEKIVDYRINEEEFHKISLFDCDFFIRKPPDPDDDVYDFREMYVTPPDTDVYAIPKVLAPMPQKYIRCAETDYGGYNVTEPPIDAPRDPFYKSEREIWKVFLFKHYRNRRLGDPDFVLDFDEIYVIDSKTKSITRAKVLVTVPGGRNRDRKTDLLVVRDKGTSFKIIHSSEREDPTTIIEKEEWARSRQDMERHLRKLRDFDVSNWF